A window of Euwallacea similis isolate ESF13 chromosome 10, ESF131.1, whole genome shotgun sequence contains these coding sequences:
- the LOC136411768 gene encoding RNA exonuclease 1 homolog, with protein sequence MLPTKGYFQDIECPFYNTTCGRPYCHFRHKKRPNECVDDGVPETSRNVVPTYKPTPKSELANIHNNRSHIPISYVPDLAFKQKRTVRPIKIQKPTYKPTPLSILSSAAQSDVASTKNDQEQEAIKGIQENIANNIYDPLQSEINFEDLTNEFDLIDNIINDSEEGPPALTQLEQDIEKEQKKLNLLQSNVVKDLITPKFSSDEEETPKEKPVIKITTKKDLEDKQEKPDSTTSENKTPYKKSVENKSLTDKKSDKSKDKEKSSSSSGRRKDSKHNSDKTKSHKSSQREKHRKEEKKNSSKERHSSKSKSGDKNHRNESHDSSDSGSKEFSSEFVSKDEKLSKSIKEKTRERSRSRSKQKDKSSKKTKSPSRSQEKSASNHKSRKRSGSRERHKNKKKSKYSEDRDKDKTKEKIREKDKANSSVKQPSKDMKDEKKKQTLESNSVASQSCTNMEMDSELLPSDIDLDYEDEDETLRECYKIFSEYKPKPISPQSKLEEAPKELSIEDTMTSQGKKRTAHAGAENITTQSKFIKALPPSKTVLLPGQILANRYKIAKMVQASKEQENIMKEVKSIMQEPKRPSSLLEAARLHKLKRLQQQKLAAESPKPPSNVVDDILNGVHRPGASQMKIPKKIAAVPNVALIEKAKERISLIKKQSLQNVKTVAHTQKGGRIAHVPDYTLEDVPDVFQAEKSKLPVNVRTRFLTMMLEECSKLYALKEDAYNRALNEEFACYEKCKVLATYRNSSMLAVNRLRKELLDRETKGLGPVLSGESALPKKESAFEGRTFYEHVKKWVLSEEELDIHGYPKEGDQRGKTIINNRAAVDYSIADDNHRKCSRCGKLYQVDDDGWSLFEEECMYHPLKKRTIKGEQIFLCCKTSDDTGCVTSDTHVFDGTLSHTLEGFQTTLSPESDSDPRSTQVYALDCEMCYTTKGLELTRVTIVDVDCKTVYESLVKPLNPIIDYNTRFSGIIKEQMDRTSTSILQVQANILHLCNSETILVGHSLESDMKALKIVHGNIIDTSVLFPHKMGLPHKRALRALASEYLKKIIQNDVAGHDSAEDAIACMELIKWKLKENLKVKVKTK encoded by the exons ATGCTGCCGACCAAGGGCTACTTCCAAGACATAGAATGCCCGTTTTACAACACGACCTGCGGCCGTCCCTACTGCCATTTCCGACACAAAAAGAGGCCAAACGAGTGCGTCGACGATGGGGTCCCGGAAACGTCGAGAAATGTGGTCCCGACATACAAACCGACTCCCAAGAGTGAACTGGCCAACATTCATAATAACCGCAGCCATATACCCATTAGTTATGTGCCAGACTTGGCTTTTAAACAAAAGAGAACTGTTCGACCTATCAAAATCCAGAAACCTACTTATAAGCCCACACCTCTCAGTATTCTGAGCTCTGCCGCGCAGTCTGATGTTGCCTCAACAAAGAATGATCAGGAGCAAGAAGCCATTAAGGGCatacaagaaaatattgcTAATAATATTTATGATCCTCTACAGTCTGagataaattttgaagatttgaCCAATGAGTTTGATCTTATTGACAATATCATTAATGACTCAGAGGAGGGGCCTCCAGCACTAACTCAACTTGAGCAAGACATTGAGAAGGAGCAGAAGAAACTCAACTTGCTGCAGTCTAATGTTGTCAAGGATTTGATAACTCCAAAGTTTAGTTCAGATGAAGAAGAGACGCCAAAAGAAAAACCAGTTATTAAAATCACTACTAAAAAAGATTTGGAAGACAAACAAGAAAAGCCTGACTCGACTACTTCAGAGAATAAAACACCCTATAAAAAGTCAGTAGAAAATAAGAGTCTCACAGataaaaaaagtgacaaaagCAAAGACAAGGAAAAGTCCTCTTCAAGTTCAGGCAGGAGAAAAGACTCCAAGCACAATAGTGATAAAACTAAATCTCATAAAAGTAGTCAAAGAGAAAAACatagaaaagaagaaaagaaaaacagttCTAAGGAGAGACACTCCAGCAAGAGTAAAAGTGGGGATAAGAATCATAGAAATGAAAGCCATGACAGCTCAGATTCGGGTTCAAAAGAATTCAGCTCTGAGTTTGTTTCAAAAGATGAGAAACTTTCAAAaagtataaaagaaaaaacaagaGAGAGGAGTCGCAGTAGAAGCAAACAGAAAGATAAAAGCTCCAAAAAAACCAAATCACCTTCCAGGAGTCAGGAAAAAAGTGCATCAAATCACAAATCAAGGAAAAGAAGTGGGTCAAGAGAAAGGCATAAAAACAAGAAGAAAAGCAAATATAGTGAGGATAGAGACAAGGATAAAACTAAAGAGAAAATTAGGGAAAAAGATAAGGCAAACAGCTCAGTGAAACAACCATCCAAAGACATGAAAG atgaaaagaaaaaacagaCATTGGAAAGTAACTCAGTGGCCTCACAATCATGCACAAATATGGAAATGGATTCAGAACTGCTGCCCTCAGATATTGATCTGGATTATGAAGATGAAGATGAAACCCTAAGGGAATGTTACAAGATCTTTAGTGAATACAAACCTAAACCTATCAGTCCTCAATCAAAACTTGAAGAAGCACCTAAGGAGCTCTCAATAGAAGACACAATG ACAAGCCAAGGCAAGAAAAGAACTGCTCATGCAGGAGCTGAGAACATAACTACACAgtcaaaattcattaaagcCCTGCCTCCATCAAAAACTGTTCTATTGCCAGGTCAAATCTTGGCCAATCGGTATAAAATAGCTAAAATGGTTCAGGCCAGCAAAGAGCAGGAAAATATAATGAAAGAAGTGAAAAGCATTATGCAGGAACCCAAGAGGCCTTCAAGCCTTTTGGAAGCTGCAAGGCTTCACAAACTGAAGAGATTGCAGCAGCAAAAATTGGCGGCTGAGAGTCCGAAACCGCCTTCAAATGTAGTGGATGATATTCTCAATGGGGTGCATAGGCCAGGTGCTTCGCAAATGAAAATCCCAAAAAAAATCGCCGCAGTTCCTAACGTAGCTTTGATCGAAAAGGCCAAAGAGCGgatatctttaataaaaaaacagagtCTTCAGAATGTAAAGACTGTGGCACACACCCAGAAAGGGGGCCGCATAGCACATGTGCCTGATTATACTCTTGAGGATGTTCCTGATGTTTTCCAG GCTGAGAAATCCAAGTTACCTGTTAATGTGAGAACAAGATTCCTGACCATGATGCTTGAAGAGTGTTCAAAGCTTTATGCTTTGAAAGAGGATGCCTATAATAGAGCCTTAAATGAAGAATTTGCCTGCTATGAGAAATGCAAAGTATTGGCGACTTATAGGAACTCCTCAATGCTGGCTGTTAATAG acTGAGAAAAGAGCTACTCGACCGAGAGACCAAAGGCCTTGGCCCGGTTTTAAGTGGAGAGAGCGCATTGCCAAAAAAAGAAAGTGCTTTCGAAGGTAGAACGTTCTACGAGCACGTgaaaaaatgggttttaaGTGAAGAAGAGCTGGATATACACGGCTACCCCAAGGAGGGCGACCAGCGCGGCAAAACCATCATTAACAATCGCGCTGCAGTAGATTATTCCATTGCCGATGATAATCATCGTAAGTGCAGTAGATGCGGTAAACTCTATCAAGTGGACGACGATGGGTGGTCTCTATTCGAAGAGGAGTGCATGTATCACCCTCTGAAGAAGCGGACCATCAAGGGGGAGCAGATTTTCTTATGCTGCAAGACTAGCGACGACACCGGATGCGTTACTAGCGATACTCATGTTTTTGACGGTACTTTGAGCCACACTCTGGAAGGCTTTCAAACGACCCTATCGCCGGAAAGCGATTCGGACCCTCGCAGCACTCAGGTCTACGCTTTAGATTGTGAAATGTGCTACACAACTAAAGGCCTGGAACTGACTCGAGTGACTATAGTGGACGTGGACTGCAAGACTGTCTATGAAAGCCTGGTTAAACCCCTTAACCCCATCATTGATTATAATACCCGCTTTTCGGGGATCATCAAGGAGCAAATGGACCGTACTAGTACTAGCATTCTTCAA GTTCAAGCGAACATTTTGCACCTGTGCAACTCTGAAACGATCTTGGTGGGGCACAGCCTGGAGAGCGACATGAAGGCGTTGAAGATCGTCCATGGGAACATCATTGACACATCAGTATTGTTTCCTCATAAAATGGGACTGCCGCACAAGAGAGCGCTACGCGCATTGGCCAGCgaatacttgaaaaaaataatccagaACGACGTGGCCGGGCACGATAGTGCGGAAGATGCAATTGCCTGTATGGAGTTGATCAAGTGGAAGTTGAAGGAGAATTTGAAGGTGAAAGTAAAAACCAAGTGa
- the LOC136411365 gene encoding small ribosomal subunit protein uS10-like isoform X2, whose amino-acid sequence MATKDVNGCEGSGLAPIHRIRITLTSRNVKSLEKVCSDLIDAAKKQKLRVKGPVRLPNKILRITTRKTPCGEGSKTWDRFQMRIHKRVIDLHSPSEIVKQITSINIEPGVEVEVTIADA is encoded by the exons ATG GCAACTAAAGACGTCAATGGATGTGAAGGCAGTGGATTAGCCCCAATCCACCGCATTCGCATAACACTCACTTCTCGAAATGTTAAATCCCTTGAAAAGGTGTGCTCCGACCTCATTGATGCTGCCAAAAAGCAGAAGTTACGCGTCAAGGGACCAGTGCGATTGcccaataaaatattgaggATTACTACAAGGAAGACGCCTTGTGGTGAAGGGTCCAAAACCTGGGATAG GTTCCAGATGCGAATCCATAAGAGAGTGATTGATTTGCACTCACCATCAGAGATTGTGAAGCAAATTACTTCAATTAACATCGAGCCCGGGGTAGAAGTTGAAGTCACAATCGCCGATGCTTAG
- the LOC136411365 gene encoding small ribosomal subunit protein uS10-like isoform X1 has protein sequence MDPVIPKFQATKDVNGCEGSGLAPIHRIRITLTSRNVKSLEKVCSDLIDAAKKQKLRVKGPVRLPNKILRITTRKTPCGEGSKTWDRFQMRIHKRVIDLHSPSEIVKQITSINIEPGVEVEVTIADA, from the exons ATG GACCCCGTCATTCCGAAATTCCAGGCAACTAAAGACGTCAATGGATGTGAAGGCAGTGGATTAGCCCCAATCCACCGCATTCGCATAACACTCACTTCTCGAAATGTTAAATCCCTTGAAAAGGTGTGCTCCGACCTCATTGATGCTGCCAAAAAGCAGAAGTTACGCGTCAAGGGACCAGTGCGATTGcccaataaaatattgaggATTACTACAAGGAAGACGCCTTGTGGTGAAGGGTCCAAAACCTGGGATAG GTTCCAGATGCGAATCCATAAGAGAGTGATTGATTTGCACTCACCATCAGAGATTGTGAAGCAAATTACTTCAATTAACATCGAGCCCGGGGTAGAAGTTGAAGTCACAATCGCCGATGCTTAG
- the oxt gene encoding xylosyltransferase oxt yields the protein MVKTSPKSSYLRRYRTCFIIGITILFAQILLASFFLDLSKSNVEPERWEPSDLERESGLNNEALNSARRSDEEETNLLAPQTKKANSTIQLKVEDLSFDLPCQINEKQTLSALNRAKSQRCKQLIANISCLAAEGLLYPKKLQSSCPSGGFIAGKTLGCFRDEKNFRILSGYYGVNKLENSPKYCMNLCLQSGFPYAGVQYGQECFCGSDEPPSGSKIPDSSCNMKCPGDVHDTCGGYYSMNVFQTGIKKFSPQIANDSFANKSRKIVFLLTLNGRALRQVIRLLKNIYHQQHYYYIHVDVRQDYLFRELLPLEKFPNIRLTRKRFATIWGGASLLDMLRSCMSELLETDWDWDFILNLSESDFPVKPLERLTQFLSANQHKNFVKSHGREVQRFIQKQGLDKTFVECEYRMWRVGNRKLPAGIQIDGGSDWVALSRPFVEYLANPDALVTGLLKIFSHTLLPAESFFHTLLRNSQFCESYVDNNLHVTNWKRKLGCKCQYKHVVDWCGCSPNDFTPDDWSKVLNTQSRSLYFARKFEPIVNQAVILQLELWLHNLDKPSKQVQNLKSYWQNIYHHQDLGLVLDDALMTFASSASRATLRHLSNGTACNLTLNMPLQVHSFHYMDNYKYTLFQFGGTNGGNLEVAIRPRTKAESTKGSVIMEHLQYLLVSSDYDQKEQLSRNFLRLLSPYSEPVLAYKFRTFKMLSKQYNFTCLWIDPEGNLLDVSTLLVDEATLGGHVKPSLKQPLLPGTWKVKLIYKDAQLAQVPFPIFPLQYFSGKPISSHEISFLHSGLTYPSTLGENYSKFLPNAAQKQLLETIARANSEKQGEGLLEWIDKSFNTFYAVDKVCVDGEYNEKVCQRDVNACRTTQWSSLAPDPKSAIGEVNATSGMFDVW from the exons ATGGTGAAAACCAGCCCCAAAAGCTCCTATTTGCGGCGATACCGAACATGTTTCATCATAGGAATAACGATACTATTCGCCCAAATCCTGTTGGCTAGTTTCTTTCTTGATTTAAGCAAAAGCAATGTCGAGCCTGAACGTTGGGAACCTTCAGACTTGGAAAGGGAGTCTGGCTTGAACAATGAGGCTCTTAACTCTGCGAGGCGTAGTGATGAAGAGGAGACAAATTTGCTTGCACCACAAACCAAAAAAGCCAATAGTACCATTCAGCTCAAAGTGGAAGATTTAAGTTTCGACTTACCCTGTCAGATCAATGAGAAGCAGACTTTGTCGGCATTAAATCGAGCTAAATCTCAAAGGTGTAAGCAGCTGATTGCTAATATATCTTGTTTAGCTGCAGAGGGCCTATTGTAcccaaaaaaattgcaatcaAGTTGTCCAAGTGGGGGATTTATAGCAGGGAAGACCCTTGGATGTTTTAGAGATGAGAAAAATTTCCGTATTCTCAGTGGCTACTATGGTGTTAATAAGCTTGAGAATTCACCTAAATATTGCATGAATTTATGTCTGCAAAGCGGATTCCCTTATGCAGGAGTGCAGTATGG ACAAGAATGCTTTTGTGGGTCAGATGAGCCTCCTTCCGGCTCAAAAATTCCAGACTCCTCTTGCAATATGAAATGTCCAGGGGATGTTCATGACACTTGCGGGGGGTATTACAGCATGAATGTTTTCCAAACGGGGATTAAAA agtttTCTCCTCAAATTGCCAATGACTCTTTTGCAAATAAATCcaggaaaattgttttcttgttAACTCTAAATGGAAGGGCATTACGGCAAGTCATtaggcttttaaaaaatatttatcatcaGCAGCACTATTACTACATTCATGTTGATGTG CGACAAGACTATCTATTCCGAGAACTCCTCCCTCTAGAAAAATTCCCAAACATCCGCTTAACAAGGAAGAGATTTGCAACAATATGGGGAGGAGCATCCCTCTTAGATATGCTCCGCTCTTGCATGTCAGAGCTGCTTGAAACTGACTGGGATTGGGACTTCATCCTTAATCTCAGTGAATCTGATTTCCCAGTCAAACCTTTAGAAAGACTGACCCAGTTTTTAAGTGCAAATCAACACAAAAACTTTGTGAAGTCTCATGGGAGAGAG GTACAACGATTCATTCAAAAACAGGGCCTTGATAAGACCTTTGTGGAGTGTGAGTATCGCATGTGGAGAGTGGGCAATCGGAAGTTGCCTGCAGGGATTCAAATTGATGGCGGTAGTGACTGGGTCGCGCTCTCTAGACCatttgttgaatatttggCTAATCCAGATGCTCTTGTTACAG gacttttaaaaatcttcagTCACACCCTTCTGCCAGCTGAAAGCTTCTTTCACACCCTGCTCAGAAATTCCCAGTTCTGCGAGAGCTACGTGGACAATAATTTGCACGTGACCAACTGGAAGCGGAAACTGGGATGCAAGTGCCAATACAAGCATGTTGTCGATTGGTGTGGCTGTAGCCCTAACGATTTCACCCCAGACGATTGGTCAAAAGTGCTCAACACCCAATCCAG GTCTCTGTATTTTGCCCGCAAATTCGAGCCAATAGTGAATCAAGCTGTGATCTTACAGCTCGAGTTGTGGCTGCACAATCTAGATAAACCTTCCAAACAA GTCCAAAACTTGAAGTCTTACTGGCAGAACATTTACCATCACCAAGACTTAGGCCTGGTCCTTGATGACGCCCTTATGACGTTTGCTAGCAGCGCCTCTAGAGCCACTTTACGGCACCTTTCAAATGGCACAGCTTGTAATTTAACCCTCAACATGCCTCTGCAAGTCCACAGCTTCCACTATATGGACAATTACAAGTACACACTCTTCCAGTTTGGGGGTACAAATGGGGGAAACTTGGAGGTGGCCATAAGGCCTAGGACTAAAGCGGAGTCGACCAAAGGCAGCGTTATAATGGAACATTTGCAGTACTTATTGGTCAGCTCTGATTATGACCAAAAGGAGCAGCTCAGTAGGAACTTCCTGAGGCTACTGTCACCCTATTCGGAGCCTGTGTTGGCCTACAAGTTTCGGACTTTCAAGATGTTGAGTAAGCAGTATAATTTCACCTGTCTGTGGATTGATCCAGAGGGCAATTTACTGGACGTTTCCACGTTGTTGGTAGATGAGGCGACGTTGGGGGGACACGTGAAGCCAAGCTTGAAGCAGCCGCTGCTACCAG GCACTTGGAAGGTAAAACTCATCTACAAAGACGCTCAGCTGGCGCAAGTCCCCTTCCCCATCTTTCCTCTGCAATACTTTTCTGGCAAACCCATCTCCAGCCACGAAATTTCATTCCTGCATTCCGGCCTCACATATCCCTCCACATTGGGCGAAAACTACTCGAAATTCCTGCCCAACGCGGCGCAAAAGCAGTTGCTAGAAACGATTGCGCGAGCCAACTCCGAGAAGCAAGGCGAGGGACTTTTGGAGTGGATAGACAAGTCTTTTAACACGTTTTATGCCGTGGATAAAGTGTGTGTGGATGGAGAATACAACGAGAAAGTTTGCCAGAGAGATGTGAATGCCTGCAGGACTACACAGTGGAGTAGTTTAGCCCCAGATCCAAAGAGTGCCATAGGGGAGGTGAATGCCACAAGTGGGATGTTTGACGTGTGGTGA